The following are from one region of the Amylibacter sp. IMCC11727 genome:
- a CDS encoding UPF0262 family protein, producing MSKLIHVELDDRGLPAPTPEVERERKVALFDLMEENVFGLVQRGDKPVPEGPYRLMLSIKDRRVVCDVRTEDGSPASEFHLSVSPLKQVIKDYFQICESYFDAVKKLPPAQIEAIDMGRRGIHDEGSRQLLERLDGKIETDMPTARRLFTLICVLHMRG from the coding sequence ATGTCGAAACTGATCCATGTTGAACTGGACGATCGTGGTTTACCCGCCCCCACACCAGAAGTGGAGCGGGAGCGTAAAGTGGCGTTGTTCGATCTGATGGAAGAAAACGTGTTCGGTCTGGTTCAGCGAGGGGATAAACCTGTGCCAGAGGGGCCGTATCGGTTGATGTTGTCGATCAAGGATCGCCGTGTGGTCTGTGATGTGCGCACCGAAGATGGATCGCCCGCATCGGAATTTCATCTGTCTGTGTCACCGTTGAAGCAGGTGATTAAGGATTACTTTCAAATTTGCGAAAGCTATTTTGATGCAGTGAAAAAGCTGCCTCCCGCCCAAATCGAGGCGATTGATATGGGGCGGCGCGGCATTCACGATGAAGGTTCGCGCCAGTTGTTGGAGCGGCTGGACGGTAAGATCGAAACAGACATGCCGACCGCGCGACGACTGTTCACCTTGATCTGCGTTTTGCACATGCGCGGATGA
- a CDS encoding low molecular weight phosphatase family protein: MSELFQPQSVLFACDHNSIRSPMAEGLLKQHVGTSIFVQSAGVKGDMEIDGFAINVCREVGVELSRHRTRSFDDLMEWGDDLDSYDLIVALSPAAQRRALEYTRFYSLEVEYWQTMDPSGFGDNREAKLNQYRLVRDQIAHQIQQRFTAV; this comes from the coding sequence ATGAGCGAGCTGTTTCAACCCCAATCGGTCCTGTTTGCCTGTGACCACAACTCGATTCGGTCGCCGATGGCCGAAGGGTTGTTAAAGCAGCATGTGGGCACGTCGATTTTTGTGCAATCGGCGGGGGTGAAAGGGGACATGGAAATCGATGGATTTGCGATCAATGTCTGCCGCGAAGTGGGCGTGGAATTGTCCCGCCATCGCACGCGATCTTTTGATGATCTGATGGAATGGGGTGATGATCTGGACAGCTATGACCTGATCGTGGCCTTGTCCCCCGCAGCGCAACGCCGCGCACTGGAATACACGCGGTTTTATTCGCTTGAGGTGGAGTATTGGCAAACAATGGACCCCAGCGGATTTGGCGATAATCGTGAAGCAAAGCTGAACCAGTATCGTTTGGTGCGCGATCAGATTGCCCATCAGATTCAACAACGTTTTACGGCGGTTTAA